The DNA sequence CGGCGAGCAGGAGCTGGCCGATTCGTTGGCGGCTTCGTTTGGGCAGTACGTCGCCCAGGCTGCCGCGCCGGCCGGCCTCTACCAGCAGGTGCGCGGGCAGGTGGGCCGGGTGGCGACCCTGAATCTGCGGGCCATTGAGCAGCAAAGTCTGCGCACCCGCCGCATTGCCAACCGCACCATTGGCACGCTGGGGCTGCTGGCTACGCTGGGCATTCTGGCCACGGTTTCCTTCATTTTCAGCTTCCCTGATTACCTCACCCGGCCGGTGGAGGAGCTGACGGCCGGCATCCGGCGCGTAGCCGAGGGCCACTACGACCAGCGCCTGCCCGTGCGCGCCCACGACGAGTTTGCGCCCGTGGCCCAGGCCTTCAACGACATGGCCCGCCGCCTCGAAGGCTACGAAACCGCCGACGGCACGCCCCGCATCGACTCCAGCGGCCCCCTCGATCTGGTAACCAGCCACCTGCGCCCCGGCTCCGCCCCCGATGCGGCCGACGACCTAGCCCGCCGCCGCCACTTGGCCACCCAGCTGCAGCGGCAGGCCCGGCAGCTCCAGCGCACCGCCGACGAGTTGGCCACCGGGCAGGCCGGTTGAGTTGCCGGCCTTTCACGTGTAGTTTGCGCGCATGACAACTTCCGCTTCTTCCTCAGCAGCGCTGCGGCGCGCCACCCCGGCCGGGGTACTGGTGGCCCTGGGCATCGTGTACGGTGACATTGGCACCTCGCCGCTGTACACGGTGCGCGGGGTGTTTGCCAGCCGGCCCGTGACGGAGGACGTGGTGCTGGGCACCATTTCCTGCGTTATCTGGACGCTCACGCTGCTCACCACGGTGAAGTACGTGCTCATTGCCCTGCGCGCCGACAACCACGGCGAGGGCGGCATTCTGGCCCTGTACGCCCGGCTGCGGCGGCTACCGGTGCGCCGTCTTTACCTGGTAGCCATTGTAGGGGCCGCCGCCCTGCTGGCCGATGGCATCATCACCCCGCCCATTTCGGTGGCCTCGGCCATCGAGGGGCTGCGCATCCTCCGGCCCGGCCTCAACACGGTGCCCATCGTCATCGGGATTCTGGTGGCGCTGTTTGCGTTTCAGCAGTTCGGTACCCAGATCATAGGCAAGCTGTTCGGACCCGTCATGACGGTGTTTTTCTCGATGCTGGCCGTGTTGGGCGTGTACCATCTGGGGCAGGATTTGAGCATTCTGCGGGCCTTCAACCCCTACTACGCCCTGCACATGGTCACGCAGGTGCCGGGGGCGTTCTGGCTGCTGGGCTCCATTTTTCTGTGCAGCACCGGCGCCGAGGCCCTGTACGCCGACATGGGCCACGTGGGCCGGCCCAACATCTACCTGTCGTGGACCTTCGTGAAAACCTGCCTGGTGCTCAACTACCTGGGGCAGGGGGCGTGGCTGCTGCAGCACCTGGGCCCGCCGCTGGGCGAGCAGAACCTGTTTTTCCTGTTGATTCCGCAGTGGGCCCTGCTGCCCGCCATTGGGCTGTGCACGCTGGCGACCATCATTGCCTCGCAGGCCCTCATTTCGGGCTCGTTTACGCTGGTGATTGAGGCGCTGCGCCTGCATTTCTGGCCCAAGGTGAAGGTGGATTACCCCACCGAGCTGCGCGGGCAGGCCTATGTGCCGAGCCTGAACTGGCTGCTGTGCGCCGGCTGCGTGGGCGTGGTGCTGTACTTCCGCGAGTCGGGCAACATGGAGGCGGCCTTTGGGCTGGCCGTAACGGTGACCATGCTCATGACCACGGCCCTGCTGGCGTTCTACCTGCGCATGCGCCGCGTAAACGGCCTCTGGATTGCGCTGCTGATTGGCACTTATGTGCTCATCGAGGGCTCGTACCTGGTGGCCAACCTGGCCAAATTCACCCACGGCGGCTGGCTTTCGGTATTGCTGGGGGCGGTGATTCTGCTGGTGATGCTGAGCTGGATTGTGGGCCAGCGCGTGCGCAACGACCTTACCGAGTTTACCCCGCTGGCCGAGT is a window from the Hymenobacter aquaticus genome containing:
- a CDS encoding KUP/HAK/KT family potassium transporter, encoding MTTSASSSAALRRATPAGVLVALGIVYGDIGTSPLYTVRGVFASRPVTEDVVLGTISCVIWTLTLLTTVKYVLIALRADNHGEGGILALYARLRRLPVRRLYLVAIVGAAALLADGIITPPISVASAIEGLRILRPGLNTVPIVIGILVALFAFQQFGTQIIGKLFGPVMTVFFSMLAVLGVYHLGQDLSILRAFNPYYALHMVTQVPGAFWLLGSIFLCSTGAEALYADMGHVGRPNIYLSWTFVKTCLVLNYLGQGAWLLQHLGPPLGEQNLFFLLIPQWALLPAIGLCTLATIIASQALISGSFTLVIEALRLHFWPKVKVDYPTELRGQAYVPSLNWLLCAGCVGVVLYFRESGNMEAAFGLAVTVTMLMTTALLAFYLRMRRVNGLWIALLIGTYVLIEGSYLVANLAKFTHGGWLSVLLGAVILLVMLSWIVGQRVRNDLTEFTPLAEYLPLLQELSNDASVPKYATHLVYLTKSDDARQVENGIIHSIFKKRPKRADVYYLIHVHTTDDPYTRRYHVTHVLPNELVRIDFYLGFRIDHALNYMFRQVVTELVRNGEVDITSRYESLRGQDVTGDFQFVILNKTLPYEYLLRGWQRLALRLHGWLKRLGASETESFGLDNSSFVIENVPLHMPARPELQLERD
- a CDS encoding HAMP domain-containing protein produces the protein MARTIKARLTLGLSFLFVIILLLSGVGAYFLYQLSRSSAATLQDNYRSVAYARAMSDALSDVREARRAGPAAEVVRAEAAFRRSLRAEQGNITEPGEQELADSLAASFGQYVAQAAAPAGLYQQVRGQVGRVATLNLRAIEQQSLRTRRIANRTIGTLGLLATLGILATVSFIFSFPDYLTRPVEELTAGIRRVAEGHYDQRLPVRAHDEFAPVAQAFNDMARRLEGYETADGTPRIDSSGPLDLVTSHLRPGSAPDAADDLARRRHLATQLQRQARQLQRTADELATGQAG